TTCTATGAACGCTTTTTCAAAATTTTCTCAAAAACAATCTCGCGTTTTTTTCTCGTATAAAAATCATCCGGTAAAGTTATTATCTCTCTTTTTTTTCATTCAATTTTTTGCGGCCTGCGATTCGGGACAAAACGCGGAGAAGAAAGAAATTTTATTTCGGCTGATCTCGGAATTTCAAATCGATTTACAGAAAAATTTAGAATCGGCAATTCGAACGAAGGGAATCGTAGGCGCAATCGATGTCTGTCGAACGATTTCTCCCCAAAAGGAAGCGGATCTCAAGAGGGAATTTCCCGGAGTTCTTATAAGAAGAGTTTCGGAAAAACCCAGAAACCCGAGTCATCAACCCGAGGTTTGGGAAACCGAAATCTTCGATCAATGGAAAGAATCTCAAAAAACCGGAATGGCTCCCTACACGATCGTTTTATCCAAAGACAAAGAAGTTCGGATTTTACAACCGATCATCCTTCAAAATCCGACCTGTTTACAATGCCACGGAGGTCCTCAAGATATAAACCCGGCGGTATCCAAAAAAATCGCCGAGCTTTATCCTAACGACCAAGCCAAGGGTTACAAATTGGGAGAACTGAGAGGAGCCTTTTCCGCGACTTGGTAATATTTTATGAAATACTTACAGCTTGTTCCAAAAATAAAATGCTTACGGAACTATATTAGAGTTGTTGAAAAATTCTATGGTTCAGTTTAACAAAACCGCTTCAAACATCCTTTTTAATGAAACAAATGAGAATTAATTTTTTAACAACTCTTTTGTTGATTTTTTCCATCGGACTGAACGCCCAACGCCAACAGATAGAGACGATAACAATCAAAGGTGAGAATTATACTGTACGCTTGGACGATTCCGGATTTTCCGTAGTGAATTCCAAATGAAATAGAATCCTGAGTTTGCCTTTTAAAGACAGTGAAGAGATAAAATCTTTTGAGTTTAAAGACTTTAATAAAGACGGTTACGAAGACATTTTTTTGGAATGGTCTAATCTTTTTGTAAACGATTTGAGGAGTCTTTATTTGTTCATTCCATCCAGCGGAAAATTTAGAAAAATAAAAGACTTTTTTATTCCGGCTCCGACTCCAATCCAAGGAACCAAATACTTTTATTCTTATTACCAAGCGGGTTGCGCAAACTACGACTGGAAAAGCGGCTTATTCACCATCGAAAACTATAGAACCGTAGAAATT
The nucleotide sequence above comes from Leptospira weilii. Encoded proteins:
- a CDS encoding Tll0287-like domain-containing protein translates to MILSRNQKKDILSILFKGRMNRPLRTFTDLKKQRRILKSFSIVKGEVRMDSMNAFSKFSQKQSRVFFSYKNHPVKLLSLFFFIQFFAACDSGQNAEKKEILFRLISEFQIDLQKNLESAIRTKGIVGAIDVCRTISPQKEADLKREFPGVLIRRVSEKPRNPSHQPEVWETEIFDQWKESQKTGMAPYTIVLSKDKEVRILQPIILQNPTCLQCHGGPQDINPAVSKKIAELYPNDQAKGYKLGELRGAFSATW